The genomic DNA CTAAGTTTCATGTATAATGCTTCAGGTCAAATACAAGAGTTATGATGATATTGAGCGCGAGAAACAATGGTGGAGAATTCCCTTTGTATCTGACTTTCTTGTGAAGAGCAGCCTGGGATCTGCTCTTAGAACAGTCCTTGGATCTGAAAGTATAAATGCAAGTCAGTTTGTGCAATCCGCATTTGGGCAACTAAGTTCTTTCACTTACACCTACCTTCCAAAACCACCATCTTTGGAAAGTGGAGGTGAGGTCTCTGAAAGTGTTGAGAAGTCCCGGGATAACCCAGTTGAATCAAATGAGCTTCAACATCAGAATATTGATTCTGGTGACAGTTCAGATTCTCAATGTGAGGGTCAGTCTCCTGCTGCAGCTGTTAACGGTGCGGGAAATGCATCGTCAGGTATGAAGGAATCAGATGAATACTTCTGGAGAGCTTTGAATAATGTGCTCAATCAAAATGTTCTACAAAACTTTGGATTTTCTCTTCCTGAGGTCAAGAAATTGGATGGATTTGACCTATTAAGTTCACTTGGTTTAAAATCACGTGAAATTGCTGAACAGAAATATCTAGAATCTGGATTGGCAACTGCAGATACTTCAACAAGGGATGACAGTGTAACAGCTCCTGAAGAAGCAGTTGGTGCTGTCAATGAAAATGGAGCACTGAcaagcaaagaggagaaggagcaATCTTCCTTTCTGGACATCAATAAAGTATCTCGTGATGTATTGTCTCAAACAGAGAATATACTAGGTGCTTGTAGGACCggaaaatgcgaccagagggagggtgaatgggagcaactcaaaataatttcgcacggaagcaaacagatcaaactcccaaatttcaagaactttagcAAATTAGATCCAAACGCGAGGAAACTCGAAACATAGGTTCACAAGATCACTAGAAATCTATTCTCAAAATATTATGCAAGGAAATTAAGTATAAAATGCGGATCAAGAAAACCTAGATTGAAACCGACGATAAACCTGACGAAGAACAAATAAGCACGATGCAATGAAACGAAGAACAATACTTAATGATAAAGTATTAAACCAAGTACTTGTTCTTACAAAATTGCATCTAGCCTCCGCCCGATCGTCCTCCCTCTCTTGATTAGAGAGATCAACAAAAATCCCTCACTAGGAATTAAACCCTAGGCTAGACTGGAGAGAGGAGTGCACGCAAGAAGAGCTTCAGGGAGGCGGCTACTGTTCACGGCGGCTGCTGTTCacggcggctactgtagcgcgCAAGACTGTAGCGCGGAACTGTTCacggcggctactgtagcaGCGCCCCCCAAAACCCTAAAAACGCATACCCCTCAATCCTAGGTGCCGCATATTTATAACCCATAGGGTGGCACTACCTAAATTACAAATTTGCCATTACGTAAATCAAATTAACGTAATCGGCGCGTATCACGCAATATCATCCTCCACGGCAAACAATCTCGATGTCCGCGATCCTTCCATCTAGCACCATGGCGTCCCGTGATCTCGCCGCACGATGATCCGGAATCTTCTCGCGATCGACAATTGTCCCCATCTTCGGCCACGTCCGCCGCAACGAACGTCCGGgatcttggttttgtggcttAACCAAGAAACCGTCCACCAACGTTCTCTCGCTGTGTCGTCAGGTACAGTAGACATACACCGCACGATCTCAAATCCCTCGAACGCAAGTCTTGATCCACCCTTCACCGCTCTCAGTCCATCGGCGTGGCATCATATCTTCATTCTTCACACGTCGCCGCATGTTCAGTCTCCACCTATCACCTGCAACGACACCAACCAAGAGAAACGTCACACGCACACTGTGTtgttcaatcactcatcacaaggtcCTAGCCCCACGGGcatctcaatctcccccttgatgagtgcattgacaacaccacaccacacaaatttattcaaacaaaaatagagtaaaagaagaaagaaaagaaaacaatctaACAAACTTGATCCCCAAAGACATGGGCTAGCAACAAAAGCTAGGCTCGACACAATCAAGACAAATACAAGAGTAACTGAAAAGCTCCAAAGCTGACAAACTTCCCCTGTCAAAATGCTCAAACTCAACCCCCCCTGAGACTCAGCAATGAATTTGTGTCactcattctcccccttgttgacaaagcaCTCCATCAAGTAAAAGATACATGAGGGGACGGCACAGATAGAAGCTTCAGAGACATATATCAAATACTTATACCAGCGAACCAGCAAAACCAGCTGTTCAGAAAAGCAGCAACACAATGCAATGACcatagaaatttaaattagagcCTTTTGAAAACCAATTAGTCAGACCATGCAAACAAATTCAAAGCCAGTATCAAGCTGAAGACAAGACATATAGCAAGCTCACACGACGGGTAACAAAGCTTCCaatcaaagttcactgcaaatgcTTGAATCAggtctatgccatgaaagacaaACCCGTGGCACACACAACACCTGCGACTGGGGCAAGCTGTGAGTAACCAACTTAGGCTGCCATGCCTAAAGCACAAGTCTGTATATACAAACCCAAATCTcagcatcatatatatatatatattgttccCAATGTTATATGCTGAATACTGAacccatttttcttttgttgtcccTGCTGATCTGGGATCTTTTGACAGCCCCTGGACTATAGAGTGCCCGGTTCATGTGTGTCTTTGCGACACAAAGAACATTTGTTCTTTCATAGGCCCAAAAGAAGCTACATTCACAGTGACGAACCGGTCTTTGACCCATTGAAAGGAGCCAAAACCGAACCGTGAGCAAGATATATGTCGAGTATTCAACCAGATACTAGAACAAGAACATGTAAACAAGCCTGATAAAATCATGAAGTATCTGTGTgctgttttcaaaacaaaatatggTCACCCAAGGCATCACAACCTCTCCAAAGACATTTATCACAAATTCGCTGAAACAAGTATAAGGCATATGTAACCGAAGCGACAAAAACATTGATACTAGAAAGGATAACACACACCAAACTCACCACGCAAACGTGCAAACGTGGCTTGATCGAGTGGTTTAGTTAAAATATCAGCCAACTGCTGACTAGTATCAACATGCTTAAGCTCAATATCACCCTTTTcaacatgatctcttagaaaatGATAACGAACATCAATATGTTTCGTTTTAGAATGCAGTACAGGATTCTTAGCAACACTGATGGCACTGGTGCTATCACACAAGAGAGGAACATGAGAAAACGACAAACCAAAATCGCGAAGGGTAGCTATCATCCATAAAAGCTGAGAACAACAACTAGCAACAGCaacatactcggcctctgtaGTAGATTGAGCAACATTGGATTGTTTTCTAGAGGGCCAAGAAACAAGAGAAGAACCCAAAAATTGGCAAGTACCTGATGTAGATTTTCTATCCAAACGACACCCAGCAAAATCAGCATCCGAATAACCACACAAACTGAGCGTCGAAGAAGCAGAGTACCA from Panicum virgatum strain AP13 chromosome 7N, P.virgatum_v5, whole genome shotgun sequence includes the following:
- the LOC120680496 gene encoding uncharacterized protein LOC120680496, with translation MASTSAPASACRVTPAAFLPARSLAGCRAVLWRCCCTRRGRRRRWAGLRARCSGGQSSAVQPDSESAGEGLVEEEDGPRRPPFDLNLAVVLAGFAFEAYTSPPADVGWRETDAADCQTVFLSDVFLREVYDGQLVVKLKKGINLPAMDPWGTSDPYVILQLNGQTAKSNIKWASKEPTWNENFTFNIRKSRENLLQVAAWDANLVTPHKRMGNAGLYLESLCDGNSHDVTVELEGLGGGGTIEIEVKYKSYDDIEREKQWWRIPFVSDFLVKSSLGSALRTVLGSESINASQFVQSAFGQLSSFTYTYLPKPPSLESGGEVSESVEKSRDNPVESNELQHQNIDSGDSSDSQCEGQSPAAAVNGAGNASSGMKESDEYFWRALNNVLNQNVLQNFGFSLPEVKKLDGFDLLSSLGLKSREIAEQKYLESGLATADTSTRDDSVTAPEEAVGAVNENGALTSKEEKEQSSFLDINKVSRDVLSQTENILGACRTGKCDQREGEWEQLKIISHGSKQIKLPNFKNFSKLDPNARKLET